The genomic window AAGAACTCTCCTTCGACCCACACCGTCCCCGCTTCCAGGGCGGCGGCCTCGGTGGGGGACATGCGGGGGAGGCGGCGTCTTAGGGCTTTGAGGAAGGGCATGGGGGGAGTCTATCTTGGGCTGTTTAGGGCGACCTTCATCCGTGCTTCTTGGCGAGGTGTTTCATATGAGAGGTACGGGCTTCGAGGTCCGATGGAACCAGACCGGAAATGCTCTCCACTCTTGGATGGGCTGGCTGCTCAATGGAGGCTTCCCGCAAGCGCGTCAGGTAGCGCCCTAGAACTTCCGTTGCTGTCAGACCGTGCTCTCGCGCAAAGCGCTTGAGGAACTTGAGATTCTCAGTCGAGAGGCGAATAGTGAGTTCTTGTTTGGCGGTCATCGGGATTCTCCTCAAGGCAAACGGATCAGTGTTACTGATTGTGTGGCCGTCACGCCCGAGAGTCCAGTTTGAGGGCGGCGCCAAAGCGCTTTCTGCGGATAACATCGATTGCTCCAGCTCGCTTTAGCCTCAACCTTCAGGAGCCCCATGAAGCATTTCCCGGCCCTTCTCCTTGCTCTCGTCACCACGTTCGCAGCTACTAC from Acidobacteriota bacterium includes these protein-coding regions:
- a CDS encoding DUF6364 family protein; amino-acid sequence: MTAKQELTIRLSTENLKFLKRFAREHGLTATEVLGRYLTRLREASIEQPAHPRVESISGLVPSDLEARTSHMKHLAKKHG